One Caretta caretta isolate rCarCar2 chromosome 6, rCarCar1.hap1, whole genome shotgun sequence genomic region harbors:
- the KLHL28 gene encoding kelch-like protein 28 isoform X2 — protein sequence MTQMDQSSPTYMLANLTHLHSEQLLQGLNLLRQHHELCDIILRVGDVKIHAHKVVLASISPYFKAMFTGNLSKKENSEVEFQCVDEAALQAIVEYAYTGTVFISQDTVESLLPAANLLQIKLVLKECCTFLESQLDPGNCIGISRFAETYGCHDLYLAANKYICQNFEDVCQTEEFFELTHAELDEIVSNDCLNVVTEETVFYALESWIKYDVQERQKYLAQLLHCVRLPLLSVKFLTRLYEANHLIRDDHTCKHLLNEALKYHFMPEHRLSHQTVLMTRPRCAPKVLCAVGGKAGLFACLESVEMYFPQKDSWIGLAPLSIPRYEFGICVLDQKIYVVGGIATHMCQGINYRKHESSVECWDPDTNTWTSLERMNESRSTLGVVVLAGELYALGGYDGQSYLQSVEKYIPKVKEWQPVAPMSKTRSCFAAAVLDGMIYAIGGYGPAHMDSMERYDPSKDSWETVASMADKRINFGVAVMLGFIFVVGGHNGVSHLSSIERYDPHQNQWTVCRPMKEPRTGVGAAVIDNHLYVVGGHSGSSYLNTVQKYDPISDTWLDSAGMMYCRCNFGLTAL from the exons ATGACTCAG ATGGACCAGTCGTCTCCAACCTACATGCTTGCCAACTTAACCCACTTACATTCTGAACAGCTTCTGCAGGGCTTGAACCTCCTTCGCCAACATCACGAGCTGTGTGACATTATCCTTAGAGTTGGCGATGTCAAGATCCATGCACACAAAGTGGTACTTGCTAGCATCAGCCCGTATTTCAAAGCCATGTTCACTGGAAATCTTTCAAAGAAAGAGAACTCCGAGGTAGAGTTCCAGTGTGTTGACGAGGCAGCACTGCAGGCTATAGTGGAATATGCATACACAGGGACTGTATTCATCTCGCAGGACACCGTAGAGTCACTTCTTCCAGCTGCAAATCTTCTTCAGATCAAACTTGTACTAAAGGAATGTTGCACATTTCTTGAAAGCCAGCTAGACCCTGGCAATTGCATTGGGATTTCTCGTTTCGCAGAGACGTATGGCTGCCATGACCTCTACTTGGCTGCGAACAAATACATTTGTCAGAATTTTGAAGATGTTTGTCAGACTGAAGAATTTTTTGAGCTTACACATGCTGAATTAGATGAAATTGTTTCAAATGACTGTTTGAATGTTGTCACAGAAGAGACGGTTTTTTATGCACTGGAGTCTTGGATCAAGTACGATGTGCAAGAGCGACAGAAGTACTTAGCACAGCTGCTACACTGTGTCCGGTTGCCACTGCTGAGCGTTAAGTTTCTTACTAGGTTGTACGAGGCAAACCATCTTATTCGTGATGACCATACTTGTAAACATCTGCTGAATGAAGCTCTGAAATACCACTTTATGCCTGAGCATAGACTTTCTCATCAGACTGTGTTGATGACACGACCACGGTGTGCTCCCAAAGTACTTTGTGCTGTAGGAGGAAAAGCTGGACTGTTTGCTTGTTTGGAAAG TGTTGAGATGTATTTTCCCCAGAAAGACTCCTGGATAGGTCTGGCGCCTCTTAGCATTCCCCGCTATGAATTTGGAATATGTGTCCTGGACCAGAAAATATATGTTGTAGGAGGGATTGCAACCCACATGTGTCAAGGCATCAATTACCGAAAACATGAAAGTTCAGTGGAATGCTGGGATCCTGATACAAATACCTGGACATCTCTTGAAAGAATGAATGAGAGCCGAAGTACTCTTGGCGTCGTGGTTCTAGCAGGAGAACTGTATGCCTTAGGTGGCTATGATGGGCAGTCTTATTTACAGTCAGTGGAGAAATACATTCCAAAGGTTAAGGAATGGCAACCAGTGGCCCCAATGAGTAAAACAAGAAGTTGTTTTGCTGCGGCTGTCTTGGATGGGATGATATACGCCATCGGCGGCTACGGTCCTGCCCATATGGACAG CATGGAACGTTATGATCCAAGTAAAGACTCCTGGGAGACAGTAGCTTCAATGGCAGACAAAAGGATAAACTTTGGTGTTGCTGTCATGCTGGGGTTCATTTTTGTAGTGGGCGGACACAATGGGGTGTCTCACTTGTCAAGCATTGAGAGATATGACCCACATCAAAATCAGTGGACGGTGTGTAGACCTATGAAGGAACCCAGAACAG GAGTTGGTGCAGCTGTAATTGATAACCACCTTTATGTAGTTGGAGGTCACTCAGGGTCATCCTATCTGAACACCGTACAGAAATATGACCCTATCTCAGATACTTGGCTGGACTCTGCTGGTATGATGTACTGTCGATGCAATTTTGGTTTGACTGCACTTTGA
- the KLHL28 gene encoding kelch-like protein 28 isoform X3: MDQSSPTYMLANLTHLHSEQLLQGLNLLRQHHELCDIILRVGDVKIHAHKVVLASISPYFKAMFTGNLSKKENSEVEFQCVDEAALQAIVEYAYTGTVFISQDTVESLLPAANLLQIKLVLKECCTFLESQLDPGNCIGISRFAETYGCHDLYLAANKYICQNFEDVCQTEEFFELTHAELDEIVSNDCLNVVTEETVFYALESWIKYDVQERQKYLAQLLHCVRLPLLSVKFLTRLYEANHLIRDDHTCKHLLNEALKYHFMPEHRLSHQTVLMTRPRCAPKVLCAVGGKAGLFACLESVEMYFPQKDSWIGLAPLSIPRYEFGICVLDQKIYVVGGIATHMCQGINYRKHESSVECWDPDTNTWTSLERMNESRSTLGVVVLAGELYALGGYDGQSYLQSVEKYIPKVKEWQPVAPMSKTRSCFAAAVLDGMIYAIGGYGPAHMDSMERYDPSKDSWETVASMADKRINFGVAVMLGFIFVVGGHNGVSHLSSIERYDPHQNQWTVCRPMKEPRTGVGAAVIDNHLYVVGGHSGSSYLNTVQKYDPISDTWLDSAGMMYCRCNFGLTAL, translated from the exons ATGGACCAGTCGTCTCCAACCTACATGCTTGCCAACTTAACCCACTTACATTCTGAACAGCTTCTGCAGGGCTTGAACCTCCTTCGCCAACATCACGAGCTGTGTGACATTATCCTTAGAGTTGGCGATGTCAAGATCCATGCACACAAAGTGGTACTTGCTAGCATCAGCCCGTATTTCAAAGCCATGTTCACTGGAAATCTTTCAAAGAAAGAGAACTCCGAGGTAGAGTTCCAGTGTGTTGACGAGGCAGCACTGCAGGCTATAGTGGAATATGCATACACAGGGACTGTATTCATCTCGCAGGACACCGTAGAGTCACTTCTTCCAGCTGCAAATCTTCTTCAGATCAAACTTGTACTAAAGGAATGTTGCACATTTCTTGAAAGCCAGCTAGACCCTGGCAATTGCATTGGGATTTCTCGTTTCGCAGAGACGTATGGCTGCCATGACCTCTACTTGGCTGCGAACAAATACATTTGTCAGAATTTTGAAGATGTTTGTCAGACTGAAGAATTTTTTGAGCTTACACATGCTGAATTAGATGAAATTGTTTCAAATGACTGTTTGAATGTTGTCACAGAAGAGACGGTTTTTTATGCACTGGAGTCTTGGATCAAGTACGATGTGCAAGAGCGACAGAAGTACTTAGCACAGCTGCTACACTGTGTCCGGTTGCCACTGCTGAGCGTTAAGTTTCTTACTAGGTTGTACGAGGCAAACCATCTTATTCGTGATGACCATACTTGTAAACATCTGCTGAATGAAGCTCTGAAATACCACTTTATGCCTGAGCATAGACTTTCTCATCAGACTGTGTTGATGACACGACCACGGTGTGCTCCCAAAGTACTTTGTGCTGTAGGAGGAAAAGCTGGACTGTTTGCTTGTTTGGAAAG TGTTGAGATGTATTTTCCCCAGAAAGACTCCTGGATAGGTCTGGCGCCTCTTAGCATTCCCCGCTATGAATTTGGAATATGTGTCCTGGACCAGAAAATATATGTTGTAGGAGGGATTGCAACCCACATGTGTCAAGGCATCAATTACCGAAAACATGAAAGTTCAGTGGAATGCTGGGATCCTGATACAAATACCTGGACATCTCTTGAAAGAATGAATGAGAGCCGAAGTACTCTTGGCGTCGTGGTTCTAGCAGGAGAACTGTATGCCTTAGGTGGCTATGATGGGCAGTCTTATTTACAGTCAGTGGAGAAATACATTCCAAAGGTTAAGGAATGGCAACCAGTGGCCCCAATGAGTAAAACAAGAAGTTGTTTTGCTGCGGCTGTCTTGGATGGGATGATATACGCCATCGGCGGCTACGGTCCTGCCCATATGGACAG CATGGAACGTTATGATCCAAGTAAAGACTCCTGGGAGACAGTAGCTTCAATGGCAGACAAAAGGATAAACTTTGGTGTTGCTGTCATGCTGGGGTTCATTTTTGTAGTGGGCGGACACAATGGGGTGTCTCACTTGTCAAGCATTGAGAGATATGACCCACATCAAAATCAGTGGACGGTGTGTAGACCTATGAAGGAACCCAGAACAG GAGTTGGTGCAGCTGTAATTGATAACCACCTTTATGTAGTTGGAGGTCACTCAGGGTCATCCTATCTGAACACCGTACAGAAATATGACCCTATCTCAGATACTTGGCTGGACTCTGCTGGTATGATGTACTGTCGATGCAATTTTGGTTTGACTGCACTTTGA
- the KLHL28 gene encoding kelch-like protein 28 isoform X1 translates to MDTCLLPIQRRLTQMDQSSPTYMLANLTHLHSEQLLQGLNLLRQHHELCDIILRVGDVKIHAHKVVLASISPYFKAMFTGNLSKKENSEVEFQCVDEAALQAIVEYAYTGTVFISQDTVESLLPAANLLQIKLVLKECCTFLESQLDPGNCIGISRFAETYGCHDLYLAANKYICQNFEDVCQTEEFFELTHAELDEIVSNDCLNVVTEETVFYALESWIKYDVQERQKYLAQLLHCVRLPLLSVKFLTRLYEANHLIRDDHTCKHLLNEALKYHFMPEHRLSHQTVLMTRPRCAPKVLCAVGGKAGLFACLESVEMYFPQKDSWIGLAPLSIPRYEFGICVLDQKIYVVGGIATHMCQGINYRKHESSVECWDPDTNTWTSLERMNESRSTLGVVVLAGELYALGGYDGQSYLQSVEKYIPKVKEWQPVAPMSKTRSCFAAAVLDGMIYAIGGYGPAHMDSMERYDPSKDSWETVASMADKRINFGVAVMLGFIFVVGGHNGVSHLSSIERYDPHQNQWTVCRPMKEPRTGVGAAVIDNHLYVVGGHSGSSYLNTVQKYDPISDTWLDSAGMMYCRCNFGLTAL, encoded by the exons ATGGACACCTGCTTACTTCCTATTCAGAGACGGTTAACACAG ATGGACCAGTCGTCTCCAACCTACATGCTTGCCAACTTAACCCACTTACATTCTGAACAGCTTCTGCAGGGCTTGAACCTCCTTCGCCAACATCACGAGCTGTGTGACATTATCCTTAGAGTTGGCGATGTCAAGATCCATGCACACAAAGTGGTACTTGCTAGCATCAGCCCGTATTTCAAAGCCATGTTCACTGGAAATCTTTCAAAGAAAGAGAACTCCGAGGTAGAGTTCCAGTGTGTTGACGAGGCAGCACTGCAGGCTATAGTGGAATATGCATACACAGGGACTGTATTCATCTCGCAGGACACCGTAGAGTCACTTCTTCCAGCTGCAAATCTTCTTCAGATCAAACTTGTACTAAAGGAATGTTGCACATTTCTTGAAAGCCAGCTAGACCCTGGCAATTGCATTGGGATTTCTCGTTTCGCAGAGACGTATGGCTGCCATGACCTCTACTTGGCTGCGAACAAATACATTTGTCAGAATTTTGAAGATGTTTGTCAGACTGAAGAATTTTTTGAGCTTACACATGCTGAATTAGATGAAATTGTTTCAAATGACTGTTTGAATGTTGTCACAGAAGAGACGGTTTTTTATGCACTGGAGTCTTGGATCAAGTACGATGTGCAAGAGCGACAGAAGTACTTAGCACAGCTGCTACACTGTGTCCGGTTGCCACTGCTGAGCGTTAAGTTTCTTACTAGGTTGTACGAGGCAAACCATCTTATTCGTGATGACCATACTTGTAAACATCTGCTGAATGAAGCTCTGAAATACCACTTTATGCCTGAGCATAGACTTTCTCATCAGACTGTGTTGATGACACGACCACGGTGTGCTCCCAAAGTACTTTGTGCTGTAGGAGGAAAAGCTGGACTGTTTGCTTGTTTGGAAAG TGTTGAGATGTATTTTCCCCAGAAAGACTCCTGGATAGGTCTGGCGCCTCTTAGCATTCCCCGCTATGAATTTGGAATATGTGTCCTGGACCAGAAAATATATGTTGTAGGAGGGATTGCAACCCACATGTGTCAAGGCATCAATTACCGAAAACATGAAAGTTCAGTGGAATGCTGGGATCCTGATACAAATACCTGGACATCTCTTGAAAGAATGAATGAGAGCCGAAGTACTCTTGGCGTCGTGGTTCTAGCAGGAGAACTGTATGCCTTAGGTGGCTATGATGGGCAGTCTTATTTACAGTCAGTGGAGAAATACATTCCAAAGGTTAAGGAATGGCAACCAGTGGCCCCAATGAGTAAAACAAGAAGTTGTTTTGCTGCGGCTGTCTTGGATGGGATGATATACGCCATCGGCGGCTACGGTCCTGCCCATATGGACAG CATGGAACGTTATGATCCAAGTAAAGACTCCTGGGAGACAGTAGCTTCAATGGCAGACAAAAGGATAAACTTTGGTGTTGCTGTCATGCTGGGGTTCATTTTTGTAGTGGGCGGACACAATGGGGTGTCTCACTTGTCAAGCATTGAGAGATATGACCCACATCAAAATCAGTGGACGGTGTGTAGACCTATGAAGGAACCCAGAACAG GAGTTGGTGCAGCTGTAATTGATAACCACCTTTATGTAGTTGGAGGTCACTCAGGGTCATCCTATCTGAACACCGTACAGAAATATGACCCTATCTCAGATACTTGGCTGGACTCTGCTGGTATGATGTACTGTCGATGCAATTTTGGTTTGACTGCACTTTGA